A single Lactuca sativa cultivar Salinas chromosome 8, Lsat_Salinas_v11, whole genome shotgun sequence DNA region contains:
- the LOC111911205 gene encoding zinc finger protein JAGGED: protein MRNALDLNNFPDDFSRDYGKQQLDDSSSSASGIYRKKKNGAKDESGKVYECRFCSLKFCKSQALGGHMNRHRQERETETLNRARQLVFSNDNLLPQIPHQLGGQPVVHGGFHHPAGCNMGSTVYPTRLFSGTSTTILPPAPPQPPPQMYTSPTPRLSNTYSSQYPSSHMINDYFVGHVCSNNPPPFSLQNINGTTVPPPDSTNNYTCIGAPVGQGFTVAGGSGGGGGTDMSPSLVNRYHQDGF, encoded by the exons AT GAGAAACGCACTAGACCTCAACAATTTTCCGGATGATTTCTCCCGAGATTACGGCAAACAACAGCTTGATGACTCCTCTTCTTCTGCATCCG GAATCTACAGGAAAAAGAAAAACGGCGCAAAGGATGAAAGTGGGAAGGTCTACGAGTGTAGGTTTTGCTCCCTCAAGTTCTGCAAGTCTCAAGCACTTGGGGGACACATGAACCGCCATCGtcaag AGAGGGAGACAGAAACCCTAAACCGGGCTCGTCAGCTGGTTTTCAGTAACGATAACCTCCTACCCCAAATCCCTCACCAATTAGG TGGACAACCAGTGGTACATGGAGGGTTTCATCATCCAGCAGGTTGCAACATGGGGAGTACAGTTTATCCTACAAGACTCTTCTCCGGTACTTCCACCACCATTTTACCTCCAGCGCCACCACAACCACCTCCACAGATGTACACTTCCCCGACACCACGCCTCAGCAACACCTACTCCTCACAATATCCTTCGTCACATATGATAAACGACTACTTTGTAGGACATGTGTGCTCCAACAATCCACCACCATTCAGCCTCCAGAATATAAACGGCACCACTGTGCCACCACCCGATAGCACTAATAACTACACATGTATTGGTGCACCTGTTGGTCAAGGGTTCACAGTTGCCGGAggaagtggtggtggtggtggcacgGATATGTCACCATCCCTCGTCAATCGATATCATCAAGATGGGTTCTAA